One genomic window of Desulfomonilia bacterium includes the following:
- a CDS encoding cysteine desulfurase family protein, whose translation MSKEKIYLDHAATTPVHPDALAAMLPCFGYHYGNPGSLYSLGKKAGNLIDEARSRTASLIGACPEDIIFTSGGTEADNLAIKGAALASWKKGGHIITCASEHHAVLNTCEWLEDKGFTVTYLPVDSYGILNPDDVKKAITKDTILISIMHANNETGTVQPVEDIGKIAGENGILFHSDAVQSAGKIPIDVASMNVDLLSISSHKIYGPKGAGALYVKNKAVLSPLFSGGGQENGLRSGTENVTGIVGFGRACEIALGNLSHNILHVKSLRDCLEQLLLEKIPDARINGHPTERLPHILSVSFEGIEAASIIAALDASGICASAGAACTSGYVKPSHVLAAMQVPPGMLYGTIRLSPGLENTEDQMLEVSDAIHKAVSEFREFAARRYSETTYLLFSDEKKARRAKLAINKAGIDCIFASVPPQFRRLSASNTSAAIPSAKKAASLKTLSGISLEPLAVYDIKGVGIHTRSSQLSKKEHSFWEDVTES comes from the coding sequence ATGAGCAAGGAAAAGATATATCTTGATCATGCTGCGACAACGCCTGTGCACCCTGATGCGCTTGCCGCCATGCTGCCATGCTTCGGTTACCATTACGGCAATCCTGGCAGTCTCTATTCGCTCGGGAAAAAAGCCGGAAATCTTATTGATGAAGCAAGGTCACGTACAGCCTCTCTGATTGGAGCCTGTCCTGAAGATATCATATTCACCTCAGGAGGGACGGAAGCAGACAATCTGGCTATCAAGGGGGCGGCACTCGCCAGCTGGAAAAAAGGCGGGCATATAATAACCTGTGCAAGCGAGCATCATGCGGTTCTCAATACCTGCGAATGGCTTGAGGACAAAGGGTTCACGGTCACATACCTTCCGGTCGACTCATATGGAATCCTGAATCCCGATGATGTAAAAAAGGCAATAACAAAAGATACAATTCTCATTTCCATCATGCACGCCAACAATGAGACCGGAACAGTGCAGCCGGTTGAGGATATAGGAAAAATCGCCGGTGAGAATGGTATTCTTTTCCATTCCGATGCAGTCCAGAGCGCAGGCAAAATCCCGATCGATGTCGCCAGCATGAATGTCGATCTTCTGAGTATTTCATCACATAAGATTTACGGTCCCAAGGGTGCAGGGGCACTTTATGTAAAAAATAAAGCTGTTCTCTCCCCTCTCTTTTCAGGCGGAGGTCAGGAAAACGGCCTCAGATCCGGAACGGAAAATGTCACCGGAATAGTGGGTTTCGGCCGCGCCTGTGAAATAGCGCTCGGCAACCTTTCCCATAACATTCTGCATGTCAAATCATTGAGAGACTGCCTCGAACAGCTTCTGCTTGAAAAAATACCCGATGCCAGGATCAACGGCCACCCGACAGAGAGACTTCCCCATATACTGAGCGTCTCATTTGAAGGCATAGAGGCTGCAAGCATAATTGCAGCTCTGGATGCATCCGGAATCTGTGCCTCAGCCGGCGCCGCCTGCACCTCAGGATATGTTAAACCTTCTCACGTGCTCGCTGCAATGCAGGTTCCTCCAGGAATGCTGTATGGAACCATCAGGCTGAGTCCGGGCTTGGAGAATACAGAGGACCAGATGCTTGAAGTATCTGATGCCATCCATAAGGCAGTCAGCGAGTTCAGGGAATTTGCCGCCAGAAGATATTCAGAGACAACCTACCTTTTATTCTCTGACGAAAAAAAGGCCAGGAGGGCTAAACTGGCAATCAATAAAGCTGGTATTGACTGTATTTTTGCATCCGTTCCTCCACAGTTCAGGCGTCTTTCTGCAAGCAACACATCTGCGGCAATCCCATCCGCAAAGAAAGCGGCTTCATTGAAGACCTTGTCAGGCATATCTCTCGAACCCCTGGCTGTTTATGACATAAAGGGCGTTGGAATCCACACAAGGAGTTCTCAACTGTCAAAAAAAGAACATTCTTTCTGGGAGGATGTTACGGAGTCTTGA
- a CDS encoding PAS domain S-box protein: protein MKINESAQIKSNSESPDERNALLENLIEEYEDIKDKYECLYDRSIESIYIHDLKGRFLEVNKAGLDLTGYTKEEISKMSLPDILKENQIQQALDLIDEVISDESPSYPVEFKIKRKDGSWLDVEVFPSAVYKNGAPFAIMGVCRDITDRKNYEEAIQESEKNFRAIAENAGAGILVITGIEGRLSYINRMFSTLSGYNLQELRHKTITDLLTADCSNAITGRHKTILRGGVFKKTIEAGILRKDGSAVPVEMISARTYWKGEHAELVLIHDISARKAAAGHEDFSQDEDLYKLAIEAGGLRFWKWDSETEEIVTPRGSTDWKFKGLLESFMAIIHPDDRWMLEQLEKEARAGKNQFTFKARIYKDPTTYNWVQVDGRVYRDDSGNPKRVVGIAKNITDQVNAEMENARLLREKTNILDVMDDGLFACDIKGKIIEANPALMNMTGLNRDELISKYAPEIIERSVEHEDAELLRSLYPDVLSGVKQPSFEVTIIHKNGKKTPVHFSTSFFKDSEGKPGGIVCVIKDITYQKKTWDFLKFSCDELEYKLSDANTALKDKIEMLDEQIARKTRLEELVKQQRDLAIKLSASIDYDDLMTQTIDMAMGIPGIDCAGVYIINRETGYMEMKASKGCSEKFIKRVSRFAPGSPQIQMIEKGIPVYGLYSVLFPTSDKVRIREGLKAFSLIPAVHEGKVIAALAIASRTLDEIPLYAREFFDTVAAQTGAALFRMWTEDDLDKKQIELAESENKYRSLVESMNEIFFIINSQGAFSYLSPSVEKILGYSVDKMLSESPFTFVHPDDRKTLSDLIPDVISGKASKHEFRVLDIQGNIRWVNISIKTLYENGQFAGIQGIFSDITESKVLQQRLFVSERLAATGQLAASVAHEINSPLQAITITLSSMKKMAHDKPDLLEGIELLKGAFSSISNTVRNLLDLNRPGMIEKRSADINDILTKTASLVKSQLKQNRIRVLMELGKDLPFVKVSTQHIGQVFLNLINNAIDAIAGEARSNTDYNRDLEGGTIKITSLMEDDAVTVRIEDTGSGIKETDIDRIFNPFFSTKNGAGMGIGLAICKTIVEENGGIITAANSSEHKGAVFTIKLPQNKD from the coding sequence ATGAAAATAAATGAATCCGCCCAGATTAAGAGTAATTCCGAATCTCCTGACGAGAGAAATGCCCTCCTTGAAAATCTGATCGAGGAGTATGAAGACATCAAAGACAAGTACGAATGTCTATATGACAGGTCAATAGAAAGCATTTACATACATGACCTGAAAGGCCGCTTTCTTGAAGTCAACAAGGCAGGTCTTGACCTTACAGGATATACGAAAGAAGAAATTTCCAAGATGAGCCTGCCCGACATCCTGAAAGAAAACCAGATACAGCAGGCGCTCGACCTGATCGATGAAGTAATCAGCGATGAAAGTCCATCTTACCCTGTGGAATTCAAGATAAAAAGGAAAGACGGCTCCTGGCTGGATGTGGAGGTATTCCCCTCAGCTGTTTATAAAAACGGTGCCCCTTTTGCAATAATGGGAGTTTGCAGGGACATTACGGACAGAAAAAATTACGAAGAAGCCATTCAGGAGAGTGAAAAGAACTTCAGGGCGATAGCCGAAAATGCAGGTGCAGGAATCCTTGTCATAACAGGCATTGAAGGCAGACTCTCCTACATAAACAGGATGTTCTCGACACTTTCAGGATACAATCTGCAGGAACTCAGACACAAAACCATCACGGACCTGCTGACGGCCGACTGCAGCAATGCAATAACGGGCAGGCACAAGACCATTCTCAGGGGAGGCGTTTTCAAAAAGACGATCGAAGCCGGGATACTCAGGAAAGACGGTTCTGCAGTCCCGGTGGAAATGATAAGCGCCCGCACATACTGGAAAGGCGAACATGCGGAACTTGTTCTGATACATGACATTTCAGCAAGAAAAGCAGCTGCCGGACATGAAGACTTCAGCCAGGACGAAGACCTTTATAAGCTTGCAATAGAGGCAGGCGGCTTGAGGTTCTGGAAATGGGATTCTGAAACAGAAGAAATAGTCACGCCCAGAGGCAGTACGGATTGGAAATTCAAAGGCCTTCTGGAATCTTTTATGGCGATCATACACCCTGATGACAGATGGATGCTTGAACAGCTGGAAAAGGAAGCAAGGGCAGGCAAGAACCAGTTCACCTTCAAGGCGAGGATATACAAGGATCCGACCACTTATAACTGGGTGCAGGTTGACGGAAGGGTTTACAGGGACGATTCGGGAAACCCGAAGAGGGTCGTCGGGATTGCAAAAAACATCACGGATCAGGTCAATGCCGAAATGGAGAATGCCAGGCTCCTTCGTGAAAAGACCAATATCCTTGACGTCATGGATGACGGGCTCTTTGCGTGTGACATAAAAGGAAAGATCATAGAGGCAAATCCTGCACTAATGAACATGACCGGGCTCAACAGAGATGAACTTATAAGCAAGTACGCGCCGGAAATCATTGAGAGATCGGTCGAACATGAAGATGCTGAATTATTAAGGAGCTTATATCCTGATGTCCTTTCAGGAGTAAAGCAGCCAAGTTTTGAAGTTACCATCATACACAAGAACGGCAAAAAAACGCCCGTACACTTCTCAACATCTTTTTTCAAAGACAGCGAAGGCAAACCGGGAGGCATTGTCTGTGTAATAAAAGATATCACCTATCAGAAAAAGACCTGGGATTTTCTCAAGTTCTCCTGTGACGAACTCGAGTATAAACTCAGTGATGCAAACACCGCGCTGAAAGATAAGATTGAAATGCTGGATGAGCAGATAGCCCGGAAAACCAGGCTCGAGGAACTGGTTAAGCAGCAACGCGATCTTGCAATAAAATTAAGCGCCTCAATTGATTATGATGACCTGATGACCCAGACGATAGACATGGCTATGGGCATCCCCGGCATTGATTGTGCCGGGGTTTATATAATCAACAGGGAAACAGGCTATATGGAAATGAAGGCCAGTAAAGGCTGTTCAGAAAAATTCATAAAAAGGGTTTCACGCTTCGCCCCGGGCAGCCCTCAGATACAGATGATCGAAAAAGGGATACCGGTATATGGTCTGTATTCGGTTCTGTTCCCCACCAGTGATAAGGTCAGGATAAGGGAGGGATTGAAGGCCTTTTCATTGATACCCGCTGTCCATGAAGGAAAGGTGATTGCAGCCCTTGCAATTGCATCTCGCACACTGGATGAAATACCCCTTTATGCCAGGGAATTTTTTGATACGGTGGCTGCCCAGACCGGTGCGGCATTGTTCAGAATGTGGACGGAAGACGACCTCGATAAGAAGCAGATCGAACTGGCAGAAAGTGAAAACAAATACAGGTCTCTCGTCGAAAGCATGAACGAGATATTCTTTATCATAAATTCTCAGGGTGCATTCAGTTATCTGAGCCCTTCCGTCGAAAAAATACTCGGTTATTCCGTTGATAAAATGCTGAGCGAATCCCCTTTCACATTCGTGCACCCTGATGACAGAAAAACGCTCAGCGATCTTATACCCGATGTCATTTCAGGAAAGGCCAGCAAACACGAATTCAGGGTACTGGACATTCAGGGAAATATACGATGGGTCAATATCTCAATTAAAACATTATACGAAAACGGTCAATTTGCCGGCATTCAGGGTATTTTTTCAGATATAACTGAAAGCAAGGTCCTTCAGCAGAGGCTATTTGTTTCAGAACGTCTTGCGGCAACAGGCCAGCTCGCGGCGTCTGTGGCGCATGAAATCAATTCGCCTCTTCAGGCAATTACCATAACACTTTCATCAATGAAAAAGATGGCGCATGACAAACCCGATCTGCTGGAAGGCATAGAACTTTTAAAAGGTGCATTTTCAAGCATCAGCAATACGGTAAGAAACCTGCTCGATCTTAACAGGCCTGGCATGATCGAAAAGAGGTCAGCTGACATCAACGATATTCTCACCAAGACCGCTTCTCTTGTAAAATCACAATTGAAACAGAACAGGATCAGGGTGCTGATGGAACTGGGAAAAGACCTTCCGTTTGTAAAAGTTTCCACGCAACATATAGGACAGGTTTTCCTGAATCTCATCAATAATGCAATCGATGCAATAGCCGGTGAGGCAAGAAGCAATACCGACTATAACCGGGACCTCGAAGGTGGGACCATAAAAATCACCTCTCTGATGGAAGACGACGCTGTTACGGTCAGGATCGAAGATACAGGCTCAGGCATAAAAGAGACGGATATTGACAGGATCTTCAATCCTTTCTTTTCCACCAAAAACGGGGCCGGCATGGGCATAGGGCTTGCCATATGCAAGACAATCGTTGAAGAAAACGGTGGAATCATTACGGCTGCCAATTCATCAGAACATAAAGGCGCGGTTTTCACTATAAAACTACCTCAAAACAAGGATTGA
- a CDS encoding response regulator, producing MIKNELLIVDDDANIRKAIGLSLSADDRNITLAASAEEAISLIKSRYFDLVITDLLMGELGGIDVLRETKSVSPGTMVIILTGYGDLSSAIDALRLHADDFLIKPCEEEEMLERVEKCLETASMKKRLNIYENMLAVCCKCKKIRDDEGQEKGEGKWVSVEDYMYTKAKLMPTSTYCPVCAAKAQEELDKK from the coding sequence ATGATAAAAAATGAACTTCTGATTGTCGATGATGACGCCAATATCAGAAAAGCAATCGGCCTGAGCCTGTCGGCGGACGACAGGAACATAACACTGGCCGCAAGTGCTGAAGAGGCAATCAGCCTGATCAAGAGCAGGTACTTTGACCTTGTCATTACAGATCTTCTGATGGGTGAACTTGGCGGCATCGACGTATTGAGAGAAACAAAGAGCGTTTCCCCTGGCACAATGGTTATAATCCTGACCGGCTATGGAGACCTGTCTTCCGCAATAGATGCCCTCAGGCTTCATGCCGACGATTTCCTCATCAAGCCATGCGAGGAAGAGGAGATGCTGGAACGGGTCGAAAAATGCCTTGAAACGGCCTCCATGAAGAAAAGACTCAATATTTATGAAAACATGCTCGCAGTCTGCTGCAAGTGCAAAAAAATCCGGGATGACGAAGGCCAGGAAAAAGGCGAAGGCAAATGGGTGAGTGTCGAGGATTATATGTACACGAAGGCCAAGCTCATGCCGACAAGCACCTATTGCCCGGTTTGTGCAGCAAAGGCCCAGGAGGAGCTGGACAAAAAATGA
- a CDS encoding DUF47 family protein: protein MKFRFLPKGFDFFTLFDKQANYAVDAAKLFTELVLKGTYDSESVQQMREIEHLADEVTHDIMKNLNLTFITPFDREDIHALASEMDSVIDMMYTIVNRMSVYKITGVNQDLLQFSNVIERSVRTLATAVKSLNNSKNYESTIEACIEVNRLENIGDTMRDAIIGKLFENSTDTIYILKWKEIYQFAESVLDICEDVANVVESIVVKQA from the coding sequence ATGAAATTCAGATTTTTACCTAAAGGTTTTGATTTCTTTACATTATTTGACAAACAGGCAAATTATGCAGTTGATGCCGCGAAACTGTTCACGGAACTTGTACTTAAGGGAACATACGACAGTGAATCAGTACAGCAAATGCGTGAAATAGAACACCTGGCCGATGAAGTCACTCATGACATCATGAAAAATCTCAACCTTACATTCATCACGCCGTTCGACCGCGAAGACATCCATGCCCTGGCAAGCGAAATGGACAGTGTCATAGACATGATGTACACAATCGTAAACAGAATGAGCGTTTACAAGATTACAGGAGTCAATCAGGACCTTCTCCAGTTCTCGAATGTCATAGAGCGCTCCGTCAGGACACTGGCTACAGCAGTAAAAAGCCTTAACAACTCCAAAAATTATGAATCAACGATAGAAGCCTGTATAGAGGTAAACAGGCTTGAAAATATAGGTGACACAATGAGAGACGCCATTATCGGAAAGCTCTTTGAAAACAGTACCGACACGATATACATATTAAAATGGAAAGAGATATATCAGTTTGCCGAAAGCGTTCTCGACATATGTGAAGACGTGGCTAATGTCGTTGAATCAATAGTGGTTAAGCAGGCCTAG